In Zingiber officinale cultivar Zhangliang chromosome 11B, Zo_v1.1, whole genome shotgun sequence, a single window of DNA contains:
- the LOC122034023 gene encoding protein FAR1-RELATED SEQUENCE 5-like, which translates to MKISIRKKSKFTVVQFVKEHNHYLSSPNKTHLYRSHRNISFSTAKQIEIASDVGIPPKASHDLMVRQVGGRENLGFIPEDYKNYLRSKRTINMRVGDTGGVLEYLQKMQFDDPNFFYAIQVDEDDLITNIFWSDAKMRADYANFGDVICFDTTYRKNNEGRPIALFVGVNHHKQSILFGATLLYDETSLTFEWLFDTLTRAMGEKKPTTILTDQDVAMAKALASRWPETHHHLCIWHIYQNAAIHLSGVFSQFREFAKDFASCVYDFDEEENFISAWNLMLTKYSLEDNDWLRRMYNKKEKWALVYGRQMFCADMTTTQRSESMNSVVKKYVTYKHKFLDFFNYFQRLLDDRRYEELKADFRSNTTVPYLMFPIEILKHASEIYTPEVYKCFQQEWCLSHDSSLEICEDVDAFTKYKVTPYKKRNLHIVTLYKKSEKIECSCRKYEFAGILCSHILKIFTWNNIMKIPSEYVLKMWTRKAKIGYFGVYEASANNASLDPKVFQNMRYKDLCGLNVQLITKAAERDDTYNVVKDAMLSLCKMVDDKLQFNESNVQQSKVSQESLEFDYGEGNSTGVKGIKTKKKTVSSKRLKGGLEKISRKGKAMRKINQASTIDVDQTISSMPIVQYDQINHQLINSVPTIGSSVDSVSMTETQFPPLLASQLSQVFVKFGSCRFLMG; encoded by the exons ATGAAGATTAGTATTCGAAAAAAAAGTAAGTTTACTGTGGTGCAAtttgttaaagagcataatcattatctcTCAAGTCCAAACAAAACTCACCTCTATAGAAGTCATAGAAATATATCTTTTTCTACAGCGAAACAGATTGAGATTGCAAGTGATGTGGGAATCCCCCCAaaagcatctcatgatcttatggtgaGACAAGTAGGTGGGAGGGAGAATTTAGGATTTATTCCTGAGGATTACAAAAACTACTTGCGATCCAAAAGAACAATAAATATGAGAGTTGGGGATACAGGGGGTGTATTGGAGTATTTGCAGAAAATGCAGTTTGATGATCCTAATTTTTTCTATGctattcaagttgatgaagatgatttgattactaatattttttggtCTGATGCTAAGATGAGAGCTGATTATGCTAATTTTGGAGATGTTATTTGCTTTGACACAACCTACAGAAAGAACAATGAAGGTCGGCCAATTGCGTTATTTGTAGGTGTTAATCATCATAAACAATCAATACTTTTTGGTGCaactttattatatgatgaaaccAGTTTGACTTTTGAGTGGTTGTTTGATACATTAACTAGAGCTATGGGTGAGAAAAAACCAACTACTATTCTTACAGATCAGGATGTAGCAATGGCAAAGGCATTAGCTTCCAGATGGCCTGAAACACATCATCATTTGTGCATTTGGCACATTTATCAAAATGCCGCCATACATTTGAGTGGAGTTTTCTCTCAGTTTAGAGAATTTGCTAAAGATTTTGCTTCATGTGTgtatgattttgatgaagaggaaAATTTTATTTCAGCTTGGAATTTGATGTTGACTAAGTATTCACTTGAAGACAATGATTGGTTGAGGCGCATGTACAACAAAAAGGAAAAATGGGCTTTAGTATATGGACGGCAAATGTTTTGCGCGGATatgactacaacccaaagaagtgagagcatgaatagTGTTGTGAAAAAGTATGTGACTTATAAACATAAGTTTTTAGACTTCTTTAATTACTTCCAAAGACTCCTTGATGATCGTCGATATGAGGAATTAAAAGCAGATTTTAGATCAAATACAACAGTTCCATATTTAATGTTTCCAATTGAGATTCTAAAGCATGCTAGTGAAATTTATACTCCTGAGGTatacaagtgttttcaacaagaGTGGTGCTTATCTCATGATTCTAGTTTAGAAATTTGTGAGGATGTTGATGCATTTACAAAATATAAAGTTACTCCTTACAAAAAGAGAAACTTGCATATAGTTACACTTTATAAGAAGTCTGAAAAAATTGAGTGTAGTTGCAGAAAATATGAATTTGCTGGAATTTTGTGTTCTcatattctaaaaatatttacGTGGAATAATATCATGAAGATCCCAAGTGAGTATGTATTGAAAATGTGGACAAGAAAAGCAAAAATTGGATATTTTGGAGTTTATGAAGCTTCTGCCAACAAtgctagtttggatccaaaagTATTTCAAAACATGCGATACAAAGATTTGTGTGGGTTGAATGTTCAATTGATTACCAAGGCAGCGGAAAGGGATGACACTTACAATGTTGTTAAAGATGCCATGTTGAGCTTATGTAAGATGGTGGATGATAAGTTACAATTCAATGAATCAAATGTCCAACAATCAAAAGTGAGCCAAGAATCCTTGGAATTTGATTATGGTGAAGGGAACTCTACAGGAGTGAAAGGaattaaaacaaagaagaaaacgGTCTCAAGTAAAAGGTTAAAAGGTGGGTTAGAGAAGAtttcaaggaaaggaaaagcaATGAGGAAAATAAACCAAGCTTCAACGATT GATGTAGATCAAACTATTTCCAGCATGCCCATCGTACAATATGACCAGATCAATCATCAA cTTATAAATTCTGTGCCAACAATTGGTAGCTCTGTTGATAGTGTGAGTATGACTGAGACTCAATTCCCACCATTATTAGCATCACAACTTTCACAg GTTTTTGTAAAATTTGGAAGCTGCAGATTTTTGATGGGCTAA